The genomic region gaatCTAAAactcttaaaaataaaatttcatagaGTACATAACCTTATATTTTCCTTCCTATTTAAAAGGTTAAAGATTTTGCTTTAAATGCCATTCATATATAAGCCCACCTATAGGCTAAAATGGGCTAAATTCGGGCCTCATAGAGCTAATTCTTTGGGCCAGCCTACTCAAATTAACAATAAATACAAAAAAACAAgtacattatttttttttttgataaaaacgACCCAATTAAAACTCAATTAAAACAAGTACATTATTTTATTTGATACTTATGTGGTTGATTTTATTTAACTCCACAAGCTATATTAAAAGACTGTCacatctttgatttttttttaaatatcatatttttgagttttataattttacttatggaattaaaaacttatgtataaaataattagcaatttttattaatattttattaaaaatattaaaatataagttaAAAATAATCGTTTCTTATATAAAAAAAAGTAAccgtttattttttttataaagaaaaatACACTATTCGATCTTCAAAAGGAAATACTATTCTTCTAAAAGAGCCCTATTCTAGTGTATTAGCATAGAATTCAATCTGTATGGTTATGTCCAATGTTAAAAGGCCCTTAAGTGTTAGGCCCAAACTTGGAGCTTTGGATGACATAAAGCCCACATTTTTGCTAGGTTTTCTTAAGTTTAgacaatttaatttataatttacctTCCAAATCTAAAAGAATTTATAATATTATAGTATAggaatttttaattattagtatataaatatggggatttataaaattataatttagacattacaaaattataaatttatatattaatatattaataaaattttattttaactctagtaaatatatataattaattttttttttaaatctaccTTCACTTGTTAGTAAGGtgaatagaaatttaattattttaatctcTAGTTTCTCATTGCAATCTAAGAGAGGATGATATCTCATCCTCCCGTAAGTTGTGAATACATTTATTATCAAAATTGAAGGAGATAATTATTGATAGGAACTTGTTTTTAGTGGCAaccaaattgtatgaattgttggATAAAAGCCTTAGAAATATGTGATAACTTTTTTAACTTTTCAACATAAAAATATCATACAATAAGgagttaaattgtatttaattttttataaaaataaaaattaataattataaattaaattaaaataaaattggtcCTTTCTATTAAAAACATCATTCATTTTTACTCTTAAAAACCAGTGTGGCTGACGGATCAACCATATAGTAACATGTGACGTGCTATGTATACCTCATGTTGACATATACGAACCCATTTTTAATAGTGGAAATTGATAGAGTTTTTAATAGaaggaccaatttgctctttgtCTAACGTATAAGGATTAATTTCTCCATTTTTTGAGTAAAGAGAGCATAATGCAATCTAACTCCTACTACAAGAACACCCATGGTACTTTTACTTTTTTCAACATATTATCATTTTCTATGGGCTTAAATCACGATTTGGCCCCTAAAGTATACTCAATTGCTCActttggtacctaaactttttttttctcaaatttagtACCTAAATTATCAATTTCTTCTATTTTTGGTCCATTTTGTAATGACCGTTAAAAAAATCCTAATGCCTAATGGAAAAGAGCCACGTAGCAATTAGgtttattcaaaataaaaatattaaatttaaattaaaaataaaaataaaaaattattatactaaatatttaaatattaaaaatacttttaaCTTTGATCAAGTGTTGAATGAAGTTGACCGATTGTTGCCCCGACGTTGATTGACTACGTTGTGCTATTAGAACACATCAAGtgcccttttatttttttaatattaattaaaaatataaaaattatataataaatataatttttttaaaattaaaatgttttttataaaattttaaaatatataattataaattttaaaagttaaaataatatataaaattattataaaagttaacatatatttcaattccaattttataacattttaattttaatttattattttaatttttacaatttataattatatattttagaaatttataaaaaatacttttaaacttttaaaatatatattataaatgtttaatattataACTTTCTTTGtacaaaaaatattataaatttttttattttaagtaaaGCTAATTGCCATGTGACATTTTTCCATTGGCGAAAGTTGCTTAATCAATTTTGTTTAATAGCCGTTACAAAATAGACAAAAGatagaaaaaattaatattttaagtaccaaattgagataaaaattttaaataccaaaatgagaaaataaatatatttttaaagttaaacCGTGAATTGGGTTTTTTTATATTCCTAATAAAAAATCAAAGAAGGATAAAGGGAAAAGTAAGTGatacatttttttatatatatttcatttaaaaacagatattattatgtatttctcttttttaaaaaaaattgatatgaagattatgaaatatattttttcttttattgattatgtgttagatttattttatttctaattagTCCTTAAATTTGTGAAGTTTTGTTGTGGTTACTGGCTCACAATCACTTCTTAAATTAGTATCCTAACAAAAATGTATTAGTTCCTTCTCCCATTTCACtcattgattttctttttttttttattattttatattcatttAGATCATAATCCATTTATGTTTCCATTCCCAACAAAATTTGCATTAAAGGAAACTGCAGTATAGAGGAAATCGAAAAGCTGCAAACATTTTGAGATGGTTCTCTCTCAAACTTGTTTGTTGTAAAGGGTTGAAATAGTTAAAAGATCACTGCGCATTTCTAAAgttatttgatgttttaattagattcaataaatcaaattaatttaattcattaaGTAGTCAGATAATTTTTACCGTAagcattaaaattaaataaaataattatgccATTTTCATTTAAATCAAACCAAATAAAAATTAGATGATATAATTTTTCGcattcaaatttaaattaaaatattgaatCAAAGTAAAAGCTATGAAATATAAGTTATTCTAAAAGTAGGCCTTTTTCCTCACATTCCCATGTGGGAGAGATTTTAGTTGCTATCAAATAAGATTAAGACAAGGAGGAGACAAACCAACTTTTCTCAACAATACaagtatatttatatttatataaaataataattaaaagtatttgttttattttatttaagttttgACCTTGTCTTTTGGCTGGCGAAGGGCACTGCTTTTTTACCTCCCTAGTTTACTTTCTTTCCAATTTGTTGAACTAAATGTGCGACTCCACCTGATCTTTCTTAATGTTTAACCTCCCTTTctctcaatttcaatttcatccctCTTTTAACTGCCATAGAGTTAAAAGTTacttttttaattcctttctatatatatattttttaaaaaatttattttgtgtACATTAGTAAGTGCATGAGCTGTTTGTTTAAAATCATCCCCCAAAGCAAGTGAAAATAACGTAACTGCCATTCATTTATATCCGATGaacaaaaaaggaaaaggaaactgCATTAAAAGGTGGGGAAAGAGCTGCCCGTGGTCCCAAACCCAAGATCTAAGCCTTAACCCCTTCATTTATAAATAAAGAACCcagaaaacataaaataaaaataaataatggaAACCCTTCTGGGCTGCTTCACCTTTGCCTTTGGATGAACTAAAATACCCTACACAGGCACAGCTAGTGCTACATATATATACGGGGTTGAAGGATTGAAGGGCGCAAATATGGTGGTCGAGGAAAGTGTTTCTTTTGCTACAACTgctattcatttaatttttggctcaaatgaaaaacaaaatttaatgGGAAAGGGCAGTGTGTCCCTCTGCTCTGCCATAGCTGCTGCTGAATCTGATAAAGTGTGAGAGAGAGTGTGTTTTTTAAGTGAATTGGATGTGTTGTTTATGCTTGAGAAGGACCATTGCCTGTCTATAACCATTTCAACTGTGGCACTGAAAAACATGGTGTTTTTATAAGCATTTAAAAGGACACAAATGCAATGAAAATGACATTCCTTTCCCACCCTCCCTCCTctctcttcctttcttttcttttacaacATTCAATTTGGGGTTGAATCTATGGGTCACCATCTTTGAATGGTTCCTTCCTATTTTCTAGCTAAAATGGTCCCCAATATGTGTAAAAACTCCAATACCCCAAAGAGAGGATTTTCATATTCCATGTGTCGTTCATTCATTTATATTTTCATTAAGAAGACAAAAAATAAACATAAGCTTGGCTTACATTTACATGCAGACcctttgaaatttaaatttgccTAAAATCTAACAAGCAATCCAAGCATTATGTTTTGaactcttcttctttttcttcccaTTATTTTAATGCTTCCgacaaaaacaaaaagaaaaatttataaaGGGAAAAGCCGCATCAACCGGCTATAGTATTAGGGGAAAGATAAATCCAACACCCTTTGTTTTGTTGTTatccttaaattttttttcaatgttttgtttttattataaactTTACACATTTTGGTCCAAGTATAACGAAAACCCATCGTGAGTTGCTGAGCTAAAATACAACTTACAAATTTTGTGAGCCTCAGcatgtttttctttttcctttttatctTACTTTAGTAGGAAAACCCATCATAGAGAGTTCTATTCTCAATTTATGGTCTAATCCGGTTCAACTTTAAATATAGTCACAACTTGTATATCTCGAAATATATTGTAACAAAACATATATGTCAGTGCCTAATCTAGGATTATTCAATAAgtttcacacacacacactcGTATATATAAGACTTGGGCTAGTGGCTAGAAGAATAATCTGAAATGATAGGTTTCTCTCCAAGCTTTATGATGGGATTCAGCATATTTGAAGTCAAGCGGACGATAAAATGTGCCCTGATGTTTAAAACATTCACATGGCATACCTGCAGGTGTAGCAGTGCAATAAGAGGTTGAGAAAATCTCAAGGCATGACCATTTGTTCATATATCTCATATAGATACTGTACTTCACACTGCATTTAATTAAATTGCAATGTCTACCCcgcccccccccccccttttttctATTAAACAAATGAAGATATAGTAAATCAATTCAAGAACTGCTTAAAACgaccattttcttcttctttttcttataTCAAATCCACGATAGTGGTTAGAATAAGTGAAGAAAAACTAGTTGACAAAGCAAAGAAAAACTCAACGTGCAGATCAAAGAACAAAGAGATTTAAGGGCTAATGGGGGTTGATCATTCATCATTGCATGATCAACTTGCCGTCACTCTCCTTCCCCTTCTGTTGTGGCTGAAGACATGTAACTCATAGCAAGTGAGGTCTCATCATCTGGACCAGCAGCTGTTGATGTTTGGAACTGATGCTTGCAAGTTTGACAAGTGATCTGCATGATTGTAGCACTTATCTTCTTTGTGGCTTGATCTTTCAAGGCTTGAGCTTTCTCCAGTTCACCTTGCGCTTGTTGCCTTATCCTCTTTGCACTAGCGAACTCAAGCTCAGCCATCTCGATCTGTCTCTTAGCTTCTTGTCTAGCCTTTTCGGCGTAGGCCTTCTCGGCCATGGCCAACTTTAGCTGCCCACTTGCGAACTCTTTCAACCTACTAGCTTCCAATGTCGTTTTACTTGCATTCTTTTCGCCACCGTCGTTGGACCCTATCGATAGCTTCAAATGAGTAGCGTACTCCTCATATGAATCCCTCGAGTTAGCGGTTGATGAAGGTAGAAGTTGAAGTTCAAGATTGTGTTGCAGATGTTGGCGCTGATAGTCTGAACCAGACACACGCTTGTACAAGAAAACAGGCTCCGTTGATTTTGTAATCGGCAATCCATGCAATGGGGCGATGCTAAAGTTGGCATCGCTTGAAGGACTAGTGCTTGAAGCCGTCCGAGAGGAGCAGGCTGCTGCAGGTTGCAGCTGCGCCTGCAACTCAGGTTGAACTCGTCGAGTGGTGCAAACATCTTGGTGTTCAATGAAACTCTCCACCCTGAAACGACACAGATTAGATGAGAATTTGGACTgttccaggtttttttttttttaaataatcaaGTTTGGATTATACAAACTAAGTCAAGGAAGCAACCAAGTCCTCTTCATGTAGGGTTAACGAGGAACAAAGCAATATAAAATGCAATATAAAATTGATTTTAGTTACCTATAGGTCGGATTATGAGACTAGGTTTCCTGTAtgaaaatactaattaaaatatgAACTGGGGTCTGAATTCTAGTGTCTGTAAACAACTATTTTGCGTgtaattgggttttaattaagtaaacaaACAAAAACATGTTATGGGGAATAGGGAAGAGGAAATCATTCTTGGATTTTGTTTTTAGGATGATTTTGAGGGTATTTTTAGGGTTTGAATGTGGAAAAAAAATTGAGAGGAAAGAGGAAAGAGAAGGAG from Gossypium arboreum isolate Shixiya-1 chromosome 1, ASM2569848v2, whole genome shotgun sequence harbors:
- the LOC108487572 gene encoding zinc finger protein SHOOT GRAVITROPISM 5-like, with protein sequence MLDNSSISAAPLPSSSSDPLTPLENGATHKRKRKPAGTPDPDAEVVSLSPKTLLESDRYVCEICNQGFQRDQNLQMHRRRHKVPWKLLKRESQEVKKRVFVCPEPTCLHHDPCHALGDLVGIKKHFRRKHSNQKQWVCEKCSKGYAVQSDYKAHLKTCGTRGHSCDCGRVFSRVESFIEHQDVCTTRRVQPELQAQLQPAAACSSRTASSTSPSSDANFSIAPLHGLPITKSTEPVFLYKRVSGSDYQRQHLQHNLELQLLPSSTANSRDSYEEYATHLKLSIGSNDGGEKNASKTTLEASRLKEFASGQLKLAMAEKAYAEKARQEAKRQIEMAELEFASAKRIRQQAQGELEKAQALKDQATKKISATIMQITCQTCKHQFQTSTAAGPDDETSLAMSYMSSATTEGEGE